From a single Streptomyces sp. 1331.2 genomic region:
- a CDS encoding MFS transporter: protein MADLSPAGSGLRTAQLDGRRLSEALLPLELAPRAQLQLAAISRWNALRGVRVGLVAAALLFMLIGANLATPIYPLLQQRLGLGPLDTTILFTIYVFALVPVLAIVGHWSDHLGRRALILPAVGLAAAGDVVFATSGSFWQLAAGRAIQGIAVGLSTGAAGAALGDLLPDHPTLAAKLTLACSAGGVALGPIVGALLSGGSDPLLTPFLLHAIALLALCVPLAVVHPRMPGRNRPPASPPRITTPAHLRPQRLRLPRTGRREFLLAATAGFISYAVFGVYLSLAPAFAAKLLHTPSHLVGAVVAALLLGSSATAQLLVPPTSDRLVIALGMTGLATGLGLVVAAGYTGTPALLFIGSVLGGSCQGVAFRSLFTTAVAALNPERRGSELSALWVIVYLGSSLPIVIVGALVQHYGLLPAVSGFATLAAVLCAALAVAVARKPKAA, encoded by the coding sequence ATGGCGGACCTCTCCCCCGCCGGCTCCGGCCTGCGCACCGCGCAGCTCGACGGACGCCGACTGTCGGAGGCCCTGCTCCCCCTGGAGCTCGCGCCGCGCGCCCAGCTCCAGCTCGCCGCGATCAGCCGCTGGAACGCGCTGCGCGGCGTCCGCGTCGGCCTGGTGGCCGCCGCCCTGCTGTTCATGCTCATCGGTGCCAACCTGGCGACGCCGATCTACCCGCTCCTCCAGCAGCGCCTCGGCCTCGGCCCGCTCGACACCACGATCCTCTTCACGATCTACGTGTTCGCCCTGGTCCCGGTGCTGGCCATCGTCGGCCACTGGTCCGACCACCTCGGCCGCCGCGCCCTGATCCTGCCTGCCGTCGGCCTGGCCGCCGCCGGCGACGTGGTGTTCGCGACCTCGGGCAGCTTCTGGCAGCTCGCCGCCGGCCGGGCGATCCAGGGCATCGCCGTCGGCCTCTCCACCGGCGCCGCCGGAGCCGCCCTCGGCGACCTGCTGCCCGACCACCCGACGCTCGCCGCCAAGCTCACCCTGGCCTGTTCCGCAGGAGGCGTCGCCCTCGGCCCGATCGTCGGCGCCCTGCTCTCCGGCGGCTCCGACCCGCTGCTCACCCCCTTCCTGCTGCACGCCATCGCGCTGCTGGCGCTGTGCGTGCCGCTGGCCGTCGTCCACCCCCGGATGCCCGGCCGCAACCGCCCGCCGGCCTCCCCGCCCCGCATCACCACCCCGGCCCACCTGCGCCCACAGCGCCTGCGACTGCCGCGCACCGGCCGCCGCGAGTTCCTGCTCGCCGCCACGGCCGGCTTCATCTCCTACGCGGTCTTCGGCGTCTACCTCAGCCTGGCCCCGGCCTTCGCCGCCAAGCTGCTGCACACCCCCTCGCACCTGGTCGGCGCCGTCGTGGCCGCCCTGCTGCTCGGCTCCTCGGCCACCGCCCAGCTGCTCGTCCCCCCGACCTCCGACCGTCTGGTCATCGCCCTCGGCATGACCGGCCTGGCCACCGGCCTGGGCCTGGTCGTCGCCGCCGGCTACACCGGCACCCCCGCACTCCTCTTCATCGGCAGCGTCCTCGGCGGCTCCTGCCAGGGCGTGGCCTTCCGCTCCCTGTTCACCACCGCCGTCGCCGCCCTCAACCCGGAACGCCGCGGATCCGAACTGAGCGCCCTCTGGGTCATCGTCTACCTCGGCAGCTCCCTCCCCATCGTCATCGTCGGCGCCCTGGTCCAGCACTACGGCCTCCTCCCCGCCGTCAGCGGCTTCGCCACCCTCGCGGCCGTCCTGTGCGCGGCCCTGGCAGTCGCCGTCGCCCGCAAACCCAAGGCAGCCTGA
- a CDS encoding Gfo/Idh/MocA family protein, translating to MKRRVAVIGLGHQAIEDHLPGLLASSRAELVAICDSNPNTLRQRQEQLQVPGFTRAGELLDAVAPDFVVVAVPHHAGREVVQECAARGVHVLKEKPFATSVWEARDLAQICQDGQVELMVTLQRRFNPIHASVAGLLDQIGIPFLIDGQYTFHTDDPGAGWRGDTRQAGGGCIIDMGYHLIDLLLWYFGLPSRVIAEFSAAAVPGGGYDAEDTAVIQLGYDTDLYGSVLLSRWVAPKTERLHVVGTRGSVLLAKGQVQRLDLHGAVVEELTRPHAPASAATTQIDYFCRVLDGERPNTSGPDQHLAHAAFIASCYQSKTVGRYIDPKEML from the coding sequence ATGAAACGACGTGTTGCGGTCATCGGCCTCGGCCACCAGGCGATCGAGGACCACCTGCCCGGCCTGCTCGCCTCCAGCAGGGCCGAGCTCGTCGCGATCTGCGACAGCAACCCCAACACCCTGCGGCAGCGGCAGGAACAGCTCCAGGTCCCGGGATTCACCCGAGCCGGTGAGCTATTGGACGCCGTGGCGCCGGACTTCGTGGTCGTCGCCGTCCCGCACCACGCCGGCCGCGAGGTCGTCCAGGAGTGCGCCGCCCGCGGCGTCCACGTCCTCAAGGAGAAGCCGTTCGCCACATCCGTGTGGGAGGCCCGGGATCTCGCCCAGATCTGCCAGGACGGGCAGGTCGAGCTGATGGTCACCCTCCAGCGACGCTTCAACCCGATCCACGCGAGTGTCGCCGGACTGCTGGACCAGATCGGCATCCCGTTCCTGATCGACGGCCAGTACACCTTCCACACCGACGACCCCGGTGCCGGCTGGCGCGGGGACACCCGACAGGCCGGCGGTGGCTGCATCATCGACATGGGCTACCACCTCATCGACCTGCTGCTGTGGTACTTCGGCTTGCCCAGCCGGGTCATCGCCGAGTTCTCCGCCGCCGCCGTCCCCGGTGGCGGGTACGACGCGGAGGACACCGCCGTCATCCAGCTCGGCTACGACACAGACTTGTACGGCTCGGTGCTGCTGTCCCGGTGGGTGGCTCCGAAGACCGAGCGCCTGCACGTGGTCGGCACCCGCGGCTCGGTTCTGCTGGCCAAGGGCCAGGTCCAGCGGCTCGACCTGCACGGCGCCGTGGTGGAGGAGCTGACCCGACCGCACGCGCCCGCCTCGGCAGCGACCACGCAGATCGACTACTTCTGCCGGGTCCTGGACGGCGAGCGGCCCAACACGTCCGGCCCCGACCAGCACCTCGCGCACGCCGCGTTCATCGCCTCCTGCTACCAGTCCAAGACAGTGGGGCGCTACATCGATCCGAAGGAGATGCTGTGA
- a CDS encoding helix-turn-helix domain-containing protein: MDDQIRHPLAYARALRGWSQTDLAARIHHAARNRPEGLRSGTDKAAVSKWENWKKTPSFESQLLIAEAFNVPISELEAYEWPHWLPGQEQPVPLGSAFTVHALRDAQRAAMDRRRRTFMTFSALALAGLSAQWATLEPDRLTTALNGKHVDGELVDWLDGTSARLTALPTEQRQHTAKLMDAQLDTVTDLLAQGRYTEPIGRRLHLLAASLASTCGWHRFDQGRHFAAGKLWNAALTNAHAARDRDLGAGILSDFAYQSIWLTQPDAAVEPLSQALIHTRHPTARSLLYLRRARAHAALGAASDCHRDLAAAEAALLTDSPDPAPGWCRWMSAADLAVDSGQCMLDLGRTDEAHARIDEGMSLLPRSRDKTRGIFLTYEARSLLQAREVEQALAVTNQSLDLATRIGAERCVTLVRELAPAFKPYRQVDGVADLMDRLKAS, encoded by the coding sequence GTGGACGACCAGATCCGGCACCCCCTCGCGTACGCCCGCGCGCTTCGCGGCTGGTCTCAGACCGACCTCGCGGCCCGCATCCATCACGCCGCCAGGAACAGGCCCGAAGGGCTTCGCTCCGGCACCGACAAGGCCGCCGTCAGCAAGTGGGAGAACTGGAAGAAGACCCCGAGCTTTGAGTCTCAGCTCCTGATCGCCGAAGCCTTCAACGTCCCGATCAGCGAGCTGGAAGCCTACGAATGGCCTCACTGGCTGCCCGGCCAGGAACAACCGGTGCCACTCGGATCGGCGTTCACCGTTCACGCACTTCGAGACGCACAGAGAGCCGCCATGGACCGTCGCCGCCGCACCTTCATGACCTTCAGCGCCCTCGCGCTGGCCGGGCTCTCAGCCCAGTGGGCCACCCTCGAACCCGACCGGCTCACTACCGCTCTGAACGGTAAGCACGTCGACGGCGAACTGGTCGACTGGCTGGATGGCACCAGCGCCAGGCTGACCGCCTTGCCCACCGAACAGCGGCAGCACACCGCGAAGCTGATGGACGCCCAACTGGACACGGTCACCGACCTGCTGGCACAGGGCAGGTACACCGAGCCCATCGGTCGACGGCTCCACCTGCTGGCTGCCTCCCTGGCCAGTACCTGCGGCTGGCACCGCTTCGACCAGGGGCGTCACTTCGCGGCGGGCAAGCTCTGGAACGCGGCGCTCACCAACGCGCACGCCGCCCGCGACCGCGACCTCGGCGCCGGCATCCTCTCCGACTTCGCCTACCAGTCGATCTGGCTCACCCAGCCCGACGCCGCCGTCGAACCGCTCAGCCAGGCACTCATCCACACCCGGCACCCCACCGCCCGGTCTCTGCTCTACCTCCGCCGGGCCCGCGCACACGCCGCCCTCGGCGCCGCCTCCGACTGTCACCGCGACCTCGCCGCCGCCGAGGCAGCCCTGCTCACCGACAGCCCCGACCCGGCCCCAGGCTGGTGCCGGTGGATGAGCGCGGCAGACCTGGCCGTCGACTCCGGCCAGTGCATGCTCGACCTCGGCCGTACGGACGAAGCGCACGCCCGCATCGACGAGGGCATGAGTCTGCTGCCACGCTCCCGCGACAAGACCCGCGGGATCTTCCTGACCTACGAGGCCCGCAGCCTCCTACAAGCACGCGAGGTCGAACAGGCCCTCGCCGTCACGAACCAGTCCCTCGACCTCGCCACCCGGATCGGTGCCGAGCGGTGCGTCACCCTGGTGCGCGAGCTCGCCCCGGCGTTCAAGCCCTACCGGCAAGTCGACGGTGTCGCCGACCTCATGGACCGCCTCAAGGCGAGCTGA